One genomic region from Solwaraspora sp. WMMD792 encodes:
- a CDS encoding PhzF family phenazine biosynthesis protein codes for MSSLGYEIVDVFTDRPFTGNPLAVVFGADALAVDQMQAIAREFNLSETVFVLPPGTPDASYRVRIFTPEKELPFAGHPSIGAAVTAGRRGLVKAGTVTQQCGAGLLPVELTEHGYATLRGGEPTLGAPVDPAPLLAAVGLTAQDHTGPAPRRAGCGLEFDYLCVRPDALARARLDAAAAARGGVGMVSVLTWTTAGSPAGEPERSTAHCRVFCPGAGVTEDPATGSAALGLGVWAVGSGLLPPNGQSRYLVRQGAELGRPSMLDCTATALGGRARSATVAGQVVPIASGQIAVPPFVG; via the coding sequence ATGTCCAGCCTCGGGTACGAGATCGTCGACGTCTTCACCGACCGGCCGTTCACCGGGAATCCGCTCGCCGTGGTGTTCGGTGCCGATGCGCTGGCCGTCGACCAGATGCAGGCGATCGCGCGGGAGTTCAACCTGTCCGAGACGGTGTTCGTCCTACCGCCCGGCACCCCGGACGCGAGCTACCGGGTGAGGATCTTCACACCGGAGAAGGAGCTACCGTTCGCCGGGCATCCGAGCATCGGCGCGGCCGTCACCGCCGGCCGGCGAGGCCTGGTGAAAGCCGGGACGGTGACCCAGCAGTGCGGTGCCGGGTTGCTACCGGTCGAGCTGACCGAGCACGGGTACGCCACACTGCGCGGCGGCGAGCCGACTCTCGGGGCGCCGGTGGACCCGGCCCCGCTGCTGGCCGCAGTCGGCCTGACCGCGCAGGATCACACCGGTCCGGCACCCCGCCGGGCCGGCTGTGGTCTGGAGTTCGACTACCTGTGCGTACGTCCCGATGCTCTGGCCCGGGCCAGGCTGGACGCGGCGGCCGCGGCCCGGGGCGGCGTCGGGATGGTCAGCGTGCTGACCTGGACGACGGCCGGCTCCCCGGCGGGGGAGCCGGAGCGGTCGACGGCGCACTGCCGGGTCTTCTGCCCGGGAGCCGGGGTGACCGAGGACCCGGCTACCGGGTCCGCCGCCCTCGGCCTCGGCGTCTGGGCAGTGGGCAGCGGTCTGCTGCCGCCCAACGGCCAGTCACGGTATCTCGTCCGGCAGGGGGCCGAGCTGGGTCGTCCATCGATGTTGGACTGTACGGCGACCGCGCTGGGCGGACGGGCGCGGAGCGCCACCGTCGCCGGTCAGGTGGTGCCGATCGCCAGCGGGCAGATCGCCGTACCGCCGTTCGTCGGCTGA